One segment of Niabella beijingensis DNA contains the following:
- a CDS encoding SusC/RagA family TonB-linked outer membrane protein: MMRKLLAAVVVFTAGLFISIHAFGQTVSGTVVSQDDGAVMMGVTVNNETSKGATVTNTSGNFSIKAVKGDQLVFTFVGYTAQTVTVGAQTVIAVKMAPDNSNMDDIIVTGYGQSRSKRSLPYQAPSVSGEELADTRRDNFLNALAGRIPGLQVTSTSGLPGSSAQIMLRSGTSIGGNNAPLFIVDGLPLNDGALNQEDLAQSSGAALANRNSDYSNRIADINPNDIESVVVLKGPEATAQYGSDGASGAIVITTKKGKAGRATITYNASMGLSKVYRYPQLQEVYTRGSDGVFNPDSYNTTYGYRFFGPRYPEGTKFYDNMRNFFQTGVNQNHNLSMTSGTNQLNYRLSAGYFDSKGVVPNSGLRRYTFNLDASAELHKNVSLRAKVFYTNQDNDKVTKGMGSYYLNLMLYPRDIDATDYLNPNGTRKLLRSAGNGSEINNPYWDVNKNSSNDLTNNFNGQLNLDVKLAKGLTASGIFGVNNANSLGYLVYHPESKEYFSVGGYLSTYQRVYTNITGTGRLTYSTVIAKNFTSDLNVGTYFENNKGWLNSQRGERFYEPDFISIMNTDPTSRLATLAQTQTRKARFYGSYLLGYRNIAFLSLTGTREGVSTFMSKFRENQPFFNYGSASGSFVFSDLDFMKRAKTWLSYGKLRFSYATSGKGPILPYVIDNLFRSVTSTGGGFAFGFYANNYNLKPEISKNMEIGGEMKFLNNRLSLDVAWFQTRVKDNIYATRISYATGAILKYVNGGTLQARGWEIQLIGKPVKSRDFDWEMIVNFDKSRSIVKTLPGGLPFYYDSDTWVFGNSRSQVAAGQSLASISGNTFERNSKGQLLINPSTGLPTTSLANWDQIGDRQPDFKLGIVNNIGYKNVSLSFNLDIRKGGDVFNANEMFMTIMGISTRTLDRETPRVIQGVLKDGLEETDNPTVNTIAITPYFRSGYYNGVFAEADYVEEVNWLRMRDITLSYRLGSKIINAQRVFKSASVFATVTDVFMITNYTGMDPNTNALNSSNARGYGGAGFDFGAIPNPRTYNFGLKLTL; encoded by the coding sequence ATGATGAGAAAATTGCTAGCTGCGGTAGTTGTCTTTACTGCCGGCCTATTCATTTCAATACATGCTTTCGGGCAAACAGTTTCAGGCACTGTCGTTTCCCAAGATGACGGAGCAGTCATGATGGGTGTTACGGTTAATAATGAAACTTCCAAAGGTGCAACTGTAACTAATACCTCAGGGAACTTCTCTATAAAAGCTGTAAAAGGAGATCAGCTGGTCTTTACATTTGTGGGTTATACTGCCCAAACAGTGACTGTAGGTGCCCAAACAGTGATTGCAGTAAAAATGGCCCCCGATAACAGTAATATGGATGATATTATAGTAACGGGTTATGGTCAGAGCAGAAGCAAACGCTCCCTGCCGTATCAGGCGCCCAGTGTTTCAGGCGAAGAATTGGCTGATACGCGAAGAGACAATTTTTTAAACGCTCTTGCTGGCCGCATTCCTGGTCTGCAGGTGACTTCAACATCCGGTCTGCCCGGCTCAAGCGCGCAGATCATGCTGCGCTCTGGTACATCCATTGGTGGTAATAATGCTCCGCTATTTATTGTAGACGGATTACCGCTGAACGATGGGGCGCTGAACCAGGAAGATCTGGCACAATCTTCAGGAGCGGCATTGGCAAATCGAAACAGTGATTACTCCAACCGGATTGCCGACATTAATCCGAATGATATTGAAAGCGTAGTGGTATTGAAAGGGCCAGAAGCAACAGCACAATACGGATCGGACGGAGCAAGCGGTGCTATAGTAATTACCACCAAAAAAGGAAAAGCCGGCAGGGCTACCATCACTTATAATGCATCAATGGGGCTTTCAAAGGTATATCGTTATCCGCAATTGCAGGAAGTATATACTCGTGGTTCGGATGGTGTGTTTAATCCGGACTCATACAACACCACGTATGGTTACCGGTTCTTTGGTCCCCGTTATCCGGAAGGGACAAAGTTTTACGACAATATGCGTAATTTTTTTCAGACCGGCGTAAACCAGAATCATAACTTGTCGATGACCTCGGGGACGAATCAGTTAAACTACCGGCTTTCAGCAGGATATTTCGATAGTAAAGGTGTTGTACCGAACTCAGGACTTAGGCGATACACGTTTAATTTAGATGCGTCAGCGGAACTTCATAAGAATGTTAGTTTAAGAGCAAAAGTTTTTTACACCAATCAGGACAATGATAAAGTGACAAAAGGCATGGGTTCTTACTATCTCAACCTGATGTTGTATCCTCGTGATATCGATGCTACAGATTATCTGAATCCCAATGGTACCCGTAAGTTATTACGTTCTGCTGGTAATGGTAGCGAAATCAATAATCCATACTGGGATGTAAATAAGAATAGTTCAAATGATCTTACCAATAATTTTAACGGGCAATTAAATCTGGATGTAAAGCTGGCAAAAGGGTTGACGGCCTCCGGTATTTTTGGAGTAAACAACGCTAATTCGCTGGGATACCTTGTATATCATCCTGAATCAAAAGAGTATTTTTCTGTGGGTGGATATTTATCTACTTACCAGCGCGTTTATACCAATATTACCGGAACCGGCCGGTTAACATATAGCACCGTCATTGCAAAGAACTTTACAAGTGATCTGAATGTCGGAACTTATTTTGAGAATAACAAAGGCTGGCTTAACTCACAGCGGGGTGAGCGGTTTTATGAGCCGGATTTTATTTCTATCATGAATACAGACCCCACTTCGCGACTTGCAACTTTGGCTCAAACGCAAACTCGAAAAGCACGGTTTTATGGTAGCTATTTGCTGGGCTATAGAAATATTGCCTTTCTGAGTCTGACAGGTACCCGCGAAGGGGTTTCTACCTTTATGTCGAAGTTCAGGGAGAACCAACCCTTTTTTAACTATGGATCGGCATCGGGTAGTTTTGTTTTTTCCGACCTGGATTTTATGAAACGGGCCAAAACCTGGCTGAGCTATGGTAAGCTGCGTTTTTCCTATGCAACCTCTGGTAAAGGCCCAATCCTGCCTTATGTAATAGATAATCTTTTCCGAAGTGTGACTTCTACCGGCGGCGGCTTTGCATTCGGTTTTTATGCAAATAACTATAATTTAAAACCTGAGATTTCAAAGAACATGGAGATTGGAGGTGAAATGAAATTTCTTAACAACAGACTGAGTCTGGATGTGGCTTGGTTTCAAACAAGGGTTAAGGATAATATTTATGCAACAAGAATTAGCTATGCAACCGGTGCTATCTTGAAGTATGTAAATGGAGGAACACTTCAGGCGAGGGGCTGGGAGATCCAGCTAATTGGTAAGCCCGTAAAAAGCAGGGACTTTGATTGGGAAATGATAGTGAATTTTGACAAATCCCGTTCTATTGTCAAAACACTGCCGGGTGGATTACCTTTTTATTATGATTCCGATACCTGGGTGTTCGGGAATTCCCGTTCTCAGGTGGCTGCCGGGCAATCGCTGGCTTCTATATCGGGAAACACTTTTGAACGAAACAGCAAAGGACAATTACTGATTAATCCGTCAACCGGTCTTCCTACAACATCGCTTGCAAACTGGGATCAGATAGGCGATCGTCAGCCGGATTTTAAGCTGGGGATTGTTAATAATATTGGATACAAAAACGTTTCCCTCTCGTTCAACCTTGATATCAGAAAAGGAGGAGATGTGTTTAATGCTAACGAAATGTTTATGACCATTATGGGAATCAGCACACGGACGTTGGATCGTGAAACGCCGCGTGTGATACAAGGTGTTTTAAAAGATGGATTAGAAGAAACAGATAATCCTACAGTAAATACGATAGCGATCACACCATACTTCCGATCCGGATATTATAATGGTGTTTTTGCGGAAGCGGATTATGTGGAAGAAGTAAACTGGCTGCGCATGCGCGATATCACATTAAGTTATAGATTGGGCTCTAAAATCATCAATGCACAACGGGTGTTTAAGTCAGCGTCGGTGTTTGCCACCGTAACAGATGTATTCATGATTACCAACTATACAGGTATGGATCCCAACACGAACGCACTCAACTCTTCAAATGCACGAGGCTATGGCGGTGCGGGATTTGATTTTGGCGCTATACCTAATCCACGGACTTATAATTTTGGTTTAAAACTCACCCTGTAA
- a CDS encoding SusD/RagB family nutrient-binding outer membrane lipoprotein, with the protein MKNLKYIILGCILIAGSTSCKKWLDVNTDPDNPNSANISVQNRLPWIQHFYTYTAGVTNFRTACQAGVYYSTTASANTLSTTWTASSGNVTPYQTWFVEVSSNIHDMYIAAEKKGAYHYMAAANVFSALGFMQMLDVYGEMPYTQTHAISGVAVPSPAYDDGKTIYNGCMTKLNEAISLFSRAQEAGAPSFSSGDMWNGGDAGKWIKLCYGLKARYMLKLSKKANLFNPDSILYCLSKGPQSNADNIVQPCYNNSTELDYLLGDPVVTNGNWDYAGYGSNQRITHYYYNLLTNMRNEGITDPRMTKIVPASMANVKLDKNGKATSYTWNRSIGVDSYGPSDRLKKGGPASIVTVSYATDTTDIKYAIEKASERADFIAAQVQAGRAYTVNGNDVTVTYPAGSIYINSTNYLYAGDTDYVNLRSFSIATGGLSEKDLNWYPSADANAAGVVGSTGSFQIRPVSDQEILTYHEMCFIKAETYMWKGDQANAQIAYKEGIRAHLNMMQAKLTEWKAGGYDNNPDMWPMDQNAIDAYLQSAAVSQSAGTLTMADIMLQKYIAMGCSVENWNDMRRFNFSTGNVGGFGVVYPGYDRGPLFAGTALYTGGSKTDPRYWQRRWMLPGTLELNYNSANALAMNRHAADPNIWSMPVWWDCATDDEYYGYLK; encoded by the coding sequence ATGAAAAATTTAAAATATATCATATTAGGCTGCATACTCATAGCAGGTTCCACTTCCTGTAAAAAATGGCTGGATGTAAATACAGATCCGGACAATCCGAACAGTGCCAACATCTCTGTTCAGAACCGGCTGCCCTGGATCCAGCATTTTTATACTTATACGGCAGGAGTGACCAATTTCCGCACGGCTTGTCAGGCTGGCGTTTATTACAGCACCACTGCATCGGCCAATACCTTAAGTACTACCTGGACCGCATCGTCAGGTAATGTAACACCCTACCAGACCTGGTTTGTGGAAGTGTCTTCCAATATACACGATATGTATATTGCTGCCGAGAAAAAAGGAGCTTATCATTATATGGCTGCGGCCAATGTTTTTTCGGCGTTGGGTTTTATGCAGATGCTGGATGTTTATGGCGAAATGCCTTATACACAAACCCATGCAATATCCGGGGTGGCGGTTCCAAGTCCGGCCTATGATGACGGCAAAACGATTTACAATGGCTGTATGACCAAGTTGAATGAAGCGATCAGCCTGTTCAGCCGGGCACAGGAGGCGGGAGCTCCTTCCTTTTCTTCGGGCGATATGTGGAACGGCGGCGATGCCGGTAAGTGGATAAAGCTGTGCTATGGATTAAAGGCCCGCTATATGCTGAAGCTCTCGAAGAAAGCGAACCTCTTCAATCCGGATTCTATTTTATATTGTTTGTCTAAAGGGCCTCAGTCGAATGCAGACAATATAGTACAACCGTGTTACAATAACAGCACGGAGCTCGATTACCTGTTAGGGGATCCTGTTGTAACAAACGGTAACTGGGATTATGCGGGATACGGCAGTAATCAACGGATCACACACTACTATTACAACCTGCTTACCAATATGCGCAACGAGGGGATCACAGATCCGCGGATGACCAAAATCGTTCCGGCTTCCATGGCAAATGTAAAACTGGATAAAAATGGTAAAGCGACGTCTTATACCTGGAACCGCTCTATAGGCGTCGACTCTTATGGACCGTCTGACCGGTTAAAAAAAGGAGGTCCTGCCTCGATTGTAACAGTAAGCTATGCTACCGATACAACCGATATAAAATATGCCATCGAAAAAGCGTCAGAACGTGCCGATTTTATCGCTGCCCAGGTGCAGGCGGGGCGTGCGTATACCGTTAATGGAAATGATGTGACCGTTACTTATCCTGCCGGCTCCATCTATATCAATAGCACGAACTACCTGTATGCAGGAGATACCGATTATGTAAACCTGCGCAGTTTTTCCATCGCAACGGGAGGGTTAAGCGAAAAGGACCTTAACTGGTACCCGTCGGCAGATGCCAATGCTGCGGGTGTGGTGGGCTCTACAGGGTCGTTCCAGATCCGCCCTGTTTCTGATCAGGAGATATTGACCTATCATGAGATGTGCTTTATTAAAGCTGAAACTTATATGTGGAAAGGGGATCAGGCCAATGCGCAGATCGCCTATAAAGAAGGGATCCGGGCACATCTGAATATGATGCAGGCCAAGCTGACTGAATGGAAGGCCGGCGGATATGATAATAATCCCGATATGTGGCCGATGGATCAAAATGCGATTGATGCGTATCTTCAGAGTGCTGCCGTTAGCCAGAGTGCAGGGACCTTGACAATGGCGGATATTATGTTGCAAAAATATATTGCTATGGGTTGCAGTGTGGAGAACTGGAATGATATGCGCCGGTTCAATTTCAGCACAGGAAATGTAGGCGGCTTTGGTGTGGTGTATCCCGGGTACGACAGAGGCCCTTTATTTGCGGGTACTGCTTTATACACCGGTGGTTCCAAAACAGATCCCCGGTACTGGCAGCGCCGGTGGATGTTGCCGGGAACCCTTGAGCTCAACTACAACTCGGCAAATGCACTTGCTATGAACCGTCATGCCGCAGATCCCAATATATGGAGCATGCCGGTTTGGTGGGATTGCGCCACAGATGATGAGTATTACGGATACCTGAAATAG
- a CDS encoding SusC/RagA family TonB-linked outer membrane protein, producing MKRLVLLGLTLLLLGVSPAWLLAQTSRISGTVTTDDGAPLSGVTVSVQETNNAVVTDAEGRFTISVPDGRMLEISYVGYQTKIVKPSQGMAVTLMPGTSIQMEDVVVTAMGIKRERKALGYSVSDLSAQELMKNKNTNIVNSLAGKVPGVNITQFSGSAGAGASITIRGGNSTSDGRQNQPLFVIDGVIYDNSTTVTGNTATDGSSRSNTTYSNRIMDINPEDVETLSVLKGAAAAALYGSRAADGVVIITTKKGAAGSVTVNVNSKISTSWANKLPQAQTRFGIGSYAKNGVLNEITYDSWGEEIPADSTLYDNIGNFFQNGIIYDNNVNVSGGTKNSSFYLSGSNFNQTGIVPNTGYRKTTFRFNGEQKYGHLTLNANAAYSIANTDRTLTTAGLYNGGGNGAMGAVYSWPQVFDMKRYINQDGTQYRPFAGTRELENDTDNPYWIINMDNLTSQTRRFTGGISGNYKIADWWDVIARLGYDQYSTNDYTYIAPGSAVIPLYQNGRLSKNLNDYSYTTTTVMSNFHKTFGDFDTRLMVGTTSEDTKIINQNHWGYNFTSDVTQSFSTIAPENQRFKDATVRKRLVGAYGEFGASYKNIAFLTLTGRNDWTSTLLPAPTNSYFYPSVSGSFVFSELMTRTDILSFGKIRASWAQVGKDANPYATLTYVNPPISIGPFTGIGNQYTRGNDLLKPEIQRSWEVGGEFRFLKGRIGLDYTYYHSETNNQIAQPRLSNAGGYILVSINSGSVINRGMEIALTGKPVVQTDFGWDVVLNFSYNKGRLGDFLPGVAYFYPTDAQFGTVKAASIPNGGYFLGMTGSRYLREADANGNEIENGRYQVDPTTGLYKFFTGTNAAIVGNREPQFIGGFNNTFRYKDLSLSFLLDIRRGGDVYNGTEYAMVVNGLSKRTLQNDRQSVTVTGVNSQTGADFTQTYNADETYMINGTEVDGRSMIQQYWANYAANSLNFITSVNWLKLRSLSLTYDFTRMLKSQKVIKGISATAVGTNLLTWTNYKGMDPEVSAAGGTGGSGSTGIDYLGVPAVAGFTFGINLTF from the coding sequence ATGAAACGTTTAGTGCTTTTGGGTTTGACACTTCTGCTGTTGGGGGTATCCCCGGCATGGCTATTAGCGCAAACCTCCCGAATCTCAGGTACTGTAACCACCGATGACGGCGCGCCGCTGTCCGGTGTAACTGTATCCGTACAGGAAACCAACAATGCGGTAGTCACTGATGCCGAAGGCCGGTTCACAATTTCTGTTCCGGATGGCAGGATGCTTGAAATAAGCTATGTAGGTTACCAGACAAAAATTGTGAAACCTTCCCAGGGTATGGCGGTAACATTAATGCCGGGTACATCCATACAAATGGAAGATGTAGTTGTTACGGCGATGGGCATAAAAAGAGAGCGAAAGGCGCTGGGGTACTCGGTTTCCGACCTGAGTGCGCAGGAACTGATGAAGAATAAGAATACGAACATCGTCAACTCGCTGGCAGGCAAAGTACCGGGGGTAAACATTACACAGTTCAGCGGTTCCGCAGGTGCCGGTGCGTCGATCACCATCCGTGGAGGAAACTCCACATCAGATGGCCGGCAAAACCAGCCCTTATTTGTTATTGATGGTGTTATCTATGATAACTCCACTACCGTTACCGGTAACACGGCAACGGATGGCTCATCCCGCAGCAATACCACGTATTCAAACCGCATCATGGATATCAACCCGGAGGATGTTGAGACCCTGTCGGTACTGAAAGGCGCTGCAGCAGCGGCATTGTACGGATCCCGCGCAGCGGATGGTGTTGTGATCATTACAACAAAAAAAGGAGCCGCGGGCTCGGTAACAGTAAATGTGAATAGCAAAATAAGCACCTCCTGGGCCAACAAACTGCCGCAGGCGCAAACCCGGTTCGGTATCGGTTCTTATGCCAAGAACGGAGTTTTGAATGAAATTACTTATGATTCCTGGGGAGAAGAGATCCCGGCAGACAGTACGCTATACGACAACATCGGCAACTTTTTTCAAAACGGCATTATATACGACAATAATGTCAACGTTTCCGGAGGGACGAAGAACAGCTCTTTTTATTTATCGGGATCCAATTTTAACCAGACGGGTATTGTGCCCAACACCGGTTACCGGAAAACAACGTTCCGTTTTAACGGGGAGCAGAAGTATGGGCACTTGACCCTGAACGCCAATGCGGCGTATTCCATTGCCAATACCGACAGAACGCTGACCACTGCAGGCCTTTACAATGGCGGAGGGAACGGAGCGATGGGCGCAGTATACAGCTGGCCGCAGGTATTCGATATGAAACGTTATATCAATCAGGATGGTACCCAATACCGTCCTTTTGCGGGAACACGTGAACTGGAAAATGATACAGACAACCCTTACTGGATCATCAATATGGATAATTTAACTTCCCAGACCAGGCGGTTTACCGGTGGTATCAGCGGTAACTATAAAATAGCAGACTGGTGGGATGTGATCGCACGTCTGGGATACGATCAGTACTCTACGAATGACTATACTTATATTGCTCCGGGCTCCGCCGTGATCCCTTTATACCAGAACGGACGGCTAAGTAAAAATCTGAATGACTATTCGTACACCACTACAACTGTAATGAGCAACTTTCATAAAACCTTTGGCGATTTTGATACGCGGCTGATGGTGGGTACTACTTCGGAAGACACAAAGATCATTAATCAAAATCACTGGGGCTACAATTTTACCAGTGATGTGACACAGAGCTTCAGCACCATTGCGCCGGAAAATCAGCGGTTCAAAGATGCGACAGTCAGAAAACGCCTGGTAGGGGCGTACGGAGAGTTTGGAGCTTCTTATAAGAACATTGCTTTTCTAACGTTAACGGGCCGCAACGACTGGACCTCCACCTTACTCCCGGCGCCGACCAATTCCTATTTTTATCCTTCTGTAAGCGGATCGTTTGTCTTTTCAGAACTAATGACCAGGACCGATATACTTTCTTTTGGTAAGATCCGTGCAAGCTGGGCACAGGTGGGTAAGGATGCAAATCCCTATGCGACCCTCACTTACGTAAATCCGCCCATCAGTATTGGCCCTTTTACAGGGATCGGTAACCAGTATACCCGGGGGAATGATCTGCTGAAACCAGAGATCCAGCGATCCTGGGAAGTAGGAGGTGAGTTCCGGTTCCTGAAGGGCCGCATCGGTCTGGATTATACCTATTACCACAGCGAGACAAATAACCAGATCGCCCAGCCGCGTTTGTCCAATGCCGGGGGCTATATTCTTGTTTCGATCAATTCCGGCTCCGTAATTAATAGGGGTATGGAAATAGCGCTTACCGGTAAGCCGGTGGTACAAACAGATTTTGGATGGGATGTAGTGCTGAACTTCTCCTATAACAAAGGGCGGCTGGGAGATTTTCTTCCGGGCGTAGCCTATTTTTATCCAACAGACGCCCAGTTCGGAACCGTAAAGGCGGCGTCCATTCCCAATGGTGGCTACTTCCTCGGGATGACGGGATCCCGTTACCTGCGTGAGGCAGATGCAAATGGAAATGAGATAGAGAACGGCCGCTACCAGGTAGATCCGACCACCGGTCTGTATAAATTTTTTACAGGGACCAACGCAGCGATCGTAGGAAACCGTGAACCACAGTTCATCGGTGGGTTTAACAATACGTTCCGGTACAAGGATCTTTCCTTATCCTTCCTACTCGACATCCGGAGGGGCGGAGATGTATATAACGGTACAGAATATGCAATGGTTGTAAACGGTCTGAGCAAAAGAACATTGCAGAATGACCGGCAGTCGGTGACCGTAACCGGGGTCAACAGCCAGACCGGAGCCGACTTTACACAAACCTATAATGCCGATGAAACCTATATGATCAACGGAACAGAAGTTGACGGCCGATCGATGATCCAGCAATATTGGGCCAATTACGCGGCCAACTCCTTAAATTTTATTACCTCCGTAAACTGGCTGAAGCTGCGTTCCCTGTCATTGACGTATGACTTCACCCGTATGCTGAAAAGTCAGAAAGTAATCAAGGGCATATCGGCAACAGCAGTGGGTACGAACCTGCTGACATGGACAAATTACAAGGGAATGGATCCTGAGGTGAGTGCTGCGGGCGGAACCGGCGGTTCGGGCTCTACCGGTATCGATTACCTGGGCGTGCCGGCAGTGGCAGGTTTTACATTCGGGATAAATCTTACGTTTTAA
- a CDS encoding RagB/SusD family nutrient uptake outer membrane protein: MKYFYGITICLVFMACNKNVLDRPPLTNYMDDKYWRNEDDVRMYVNTYYPNYFNGYNSSFTVDYAPVRGYTFNDDLTKKNVQTNFESTIPNSRGSYSESAEWLQNYGGPTWDFAWVRKSNVLLDRLENVLKAKIPDEAYKHWAAVGRFFRGFEYSRLVSVFGNIPYYDRVIEQSDLNALYKDRENRGLVMDKVYDDFKYALANMRENDGAQLVNKYIAAAFISRLMLFEGTFEHYHGIDEARAKKYLEFAAEAADIVMTSNKYQFGSDFKALFSSDNLSGNPEVILYRSYDAGQSITHAIGSYQNGTEVVGVDANLVLMKSFILNDGRVWQDSASSSLPHTGSFAIADLIKTRDPRFEASFFDKPLGSSATLLYGFKFASREALTYIGKPYPPAWGSNTNTSDAPVIRLAEVVLNWIEAKAELAEHFGGSAVTQNDIDKSINAIRDRPLDGAAIAKGIKKTAHLSLASLPNDPARDGDVSPLLWEIRRERRMEFVFEFSRLMDLKRWKKIQYMNFTNPDYFLGPWVNVPVEIPSALSTTTIGKARVKKADGTVITYDGTNAANMVGYWMVENASNRNAFTDRVYTSPVGTSQIQEYESRGYKLTQTNGW, translated from the coding sequence ATGAAATACTTCTATGGTATCACCATCTGTCTCGTTTTCATGGCTTGTAATAAAAACGTGCTTGATAGACCGCCTCTTACTAACTATATGGATGACAAGTACTGGCGTAACGAAGACGATGTACGTATGTATGTAAATACTTATTACCCTAATTATTTTAACGGATACAATAGTTCTTTTACTGTAGACTATGCACCGGTAAGGGGATATACATTCAACGATGATCTGACAAAGAAAAATGTACAGACAAATTTTGAGAGCACGATTCCCAACTCAAGAGGTTCTTATTCAGAAAGTGCAGAATGGCTGCAGAATTATGGAGGACCAACATGGGATTTTGCGTGGGTACGAAAATCAAACGTGCTGCTTGATCGGCTGGAGAATGTTCTTAAAGCAAAAATTCCTGATGAAGCGTACAAACACTGGGCTGCTGTAGGCAGATTCTTTCGTGGGTTTGAGTATAGTCGTTTGGTGAGTGTGTTTGGTAATATACCTTATTATGACAGAGTGATTGAGCAAAGTGATTTGAATGCCTTGTACAAGGATAGAGAAAACCGTGGCTTGGTGATGGATAAGGTGTATGATGATTTTAAATATGCGTTGGCTAATATGCGCGAAAATGACGGAGCACAGCTCGTGAATAAATATATCGCAGCCGCATTTATTTCCCGATTGATGCTTTTCGAAGGCACGTTTGAACATTACCACGGAATCGATGAGGCTCGCGCAAAAAAATACCTGGAATTTGCCGCAGAAGCTGCGGATATAGTAATGACCAGCAATAAGTATCAGTTTGGAAGTGATTTTAAAGCGCTGTTTTCATCAGATAATCTTTCCGGAAATCCCGAAGTCATACTTTACAGATCCTATGACGCGGGTCAAAGTATCACGCATGCCATAGGTTCTTATCAAAACGGAACGGAAGTGGTGGGTGTGGATGCCAATCTTGTTCTTATGAAATCATTTATTTTAAATGATGGCAGGGTTTGGCAGGATTCTGCCTCATCATCTCTACCCCATACAGGCAGCTTTGCCATTGCCGATCTCATAAAAACCCGTGATCCACGTTTTGAGGCGTCATTTTTTGACAAGCCGTTGGGCAGTTCCGCTACACTTTTGTATGGTTTCAAGTTTGCTTCCCGTGAAGCACTCACTTATATTGGTAAGCCTTATCCGCCGGCATGGGGCAGTAATACCAATACCAGTGATGCTCCTGTAATACGTTTAGCCGAGGTAGTGCTGAATTGGATAGAAGCAAAGGCCGAGTTGGCGGAACATTTTGGCGGCTCTGCAGTAACGCAAAATGATATTGATAAATCTATCAATGCGATACGGGACCGCCCGCTGGATGGGGCGGCTATTGCCAAGGGTATTAAAAAAACGGCCCATTTATCGCTGGCTTCTCTTCCAAATGATCCTGCGCGGGATGGCGATGTATCCCCTCTACTTTGGGAAATACGACGTGAAAGAAGAATGGAATTTGTATTTGAGTTTTCCAGATTAATGGACCTGAAAAGATGGAAAAAAATTCAATACATGAATTTTACCAATCCTGACTATTTCCTTGGACCATGGGTGAATGTACCGGTAGAAATTCCTTCTGCTTTGAGCACAACGACTATTGGTAAAGCCCGGGTAAAAAAAGCCGATGGTACTGTAATTACCTACGATGGTACCAATGCGGCGAATATGGTAGGGTACTGGATGGTAGAAAATGCATCCAACAGAAATGCTTTTACAGACAGGGTATATACGTCACCTGTTGGTACCTCGCAGATCCAGGAATATGAGTCAAGAGGATATAAGCTCACTCAAACTAATGGCTGGTGA